The Candidatus Rokuibacteriota bacterium genome includes a window with the following:
- a CDS encoding DUF4139 domain-containing protein produces MKTRWLALTLLCALAVAPAAAAGPLPITRQTQKEVMVTIYNGNLGLVKDLREVRLPAGMIEVHFMDVAAQIDPTTVHLKSLTDPAGLKILEQNYEYDLLSSQKLMEKYVGRKVRLYQGNGSYQEATLLSTNGPVYEINGQIHMGHYGNVVLPALPENLVSQPTLAWLLRSQADRLQRVEASYLTGGINWKADYVMVINSADTRTDVTGWVTVNNRSGASYGNATLKLVAGDVNRAADRPRQGRVLEIAAKATSLADARREFASEGFFEYHLYTLDGRTTIKDNQTKQLALMSAAEVPVEKQLLYYGAEEYYRNAYGMPISTQKVQVYLQLRNSKENRLGVPLPKGKIRVYKADRSGSQQFIGEDWIDHTPKDERVKIKMGNAFDVVAERTQKDWRKIAPGLYEVEWEIALRNHKKEEQTVTVIEPVPGDWQVLHASHRGDKVEAHTLRFQVPVGPEGAAKLTYRVRLRF; encoded by the coding sequence ATGAAGACGCGATGGCTGGCACTCACCCTGCTGTGCGCTCTTGCAGTCGCTCCGGCGGCCGCCGCAGGGCCTCTCCCCATCACCCGCCAGACACAGAAGGAGGTCATGGTGACGATCTACAACGGCAACCTGGGCCTCGTGAAGGACCTCCGCGAGGTCCGCCTCCCGGCGGGCATGATCGAGGTCCACTTCATGGACGTGGCCGCGCAGATCGATCCCACCACGGTCCATCTCAAGTCCCTCACCGATCCCGCCGGGCTCAAGATCCTCGAGCAGAACTACGAGTACGACCTCCTGTCGAGCCAGAAGCTCATGGAGAAATACGTCGGCCGGAAGGTGCGGCTCTACCAGGGGAACGGCTCCTATCAGGAGGCGACCCTGCTCTCGACCAACGGCCCCGTCTACGAGATCAACGGGCAGATCCACATGGGTCACTACGGCAACGTCGTGCTGCCCGCGCTGCCGGAGAACCTCGTCTCCCAGCCCACGCTGGCGTGGCTCCTGCGCAGCCAGGCCGACCGCTTGCAGCGCGTCGAGGCCTCGTACCTCACCGGCGGGATCAACTGGAAGGCCGACTACGTCATGGTGATCAACTCCGCTGACACGCGGACGGACGTCACCGGGTGGGTGACCGTCAACAACCGAAGTGGGGCCAGCTACGGCAATGCCACGCTCAAGCTCGTCGCGGGCGACGTGAACCGGGCCGCGGACCGGCCTCGCCAGGGGCGGGTGCTCGAGATCGCGGCCAAGGCCACCTCGCTGGCCGATGCCCGTCGCGAGTTCGCCTCCGAGGGCTTCTTCGAGTACCACCTCTACACGCTGGACGGCCGGACGACGATCAAGGACAACCAGACCAAGCAGCTCGCCCTGATGTCGGCCGCCGAGGTGCCCGTCGAGAAGCAGCTCCTCTACTACGGGGCCGAGGAGTACTACCGCAACGCCTACGGCATGCCCATCTCGACGCAGAAGGTCCAGGTCTACCTCCAGCTGCGCAACAGCAAGGAGAACCGCCTCGGGGTGCCCCTGCCCAAGGGCAAGATCCGGGTCTACAAGGCCGACAGGTCCGGCAGCCAGCAGTTCATCGGCGAGGACTGGATCGACCACACGCCCAAGGACGAGCGCGTCAAGATCAAGATGGGCAACGCCTTCGACGTGGTCGCCGAGCGCACCCAGAAGGACTGGCGGAAGATCGCCCCCGGCCTCTACGAGGTGGAGTGGGAGATCGCGCTCCGCAACCACAAGAAGGAGGAGCAGACCGTGACGGTCATCGAGCCCGTGCCCGGCGACTGGCAGGTGCTCCACGCCAGCCACCGCGGCGACAAGGTCGAGGCCCACACGCTCCGGTTCCAGGTGCCGGTGGGGCCCGAGGGGGCGGCCAAGCTCACCTACCGTGTCCGCCTGAGGTTCTAG
- a CDS encoding tetratricopeptide repeat protein — protein MGFSMCRAAVVLLVVLACAGLDAPPAAALEERERLLLVGERAFQDRLHALSRQALERFLERYPSDARAPEATLLLGKARLALGALDAALDAFRRAQGFSPPPGQPEEARFWEGETLFRLRRFEAARAVYDRLLADNAASPLAPDALYGLGWAQLELKQREAAITAFRQLIEAFPEHSSVPSATVYLARTLVEAKRFEEAAGLLSSFPERHPNHALVPDARYLLGYARVSGGHTSQGLADLRAFIAAHPGHELAVQARRMVVAAVVRGGRKDELAQEYSSLMAQSPRTAEALYDAGLVASQLGRPRDAESAWAALRTEFPKHALAARASLDLSQSAFGRSAFKDALALARAAARSEEGPLRAQAFLLAGESELKLKHYPQAHQAFQSAVELAGEDAVVRFRALAGSGLALEEQGQWQQAARHYDQVAAGSPDKELQRWAKGRRAALAPKLKPAAKKPAAGKARKP, from the coding sequence ATGGGGTTCTCGATGTGCCGGGCCGCCGTGGTCCTTCTCGTCGTGCTCGCATGCGCAGGCCTCGACGCCCCGCCAGCCGCAGCCCTCGAGGAGCGTGAGCGCCTCCTCCTGGTGGGCGAGCGCGCCTTCCAGGACAGGCTCCACGCCCTCTCCCGCCAGGCGCTGGAGCGTTTCCTCGAGCGCTACCCCTCTGACGCCCGCGCGCCCGAGGCCACGCTGCTCCTGGGCAAGGCGAGGCTGGCCCTCGGTGCCCTCGACGCGGCGCTGGACGCCTTCCGTCGGGCCCAGGGCTTCTCCCCGCCGCCGGGCCAGCCCGAGGAGGCCCGCTTCTGGGAAGGAGAAACGCTCTTCCGACTGCGGCGCTTCGAGGCCGCGCGCGCCGTCTACGACCGGCTCCTGGCCGACAACGCCGCCTCCCCCCTGGCTCCCGACGCGCTGTACGGCCTCGGGTGGGCGCAGCTCGAGCTCAAGCAGCGCGAGGCGGCCATCACCGCCTTCCGGCAGCTCATCGAGGCGTTCCCCGAACATTCCAGCGTTCCTTCGGCGACCGTCTATCTCGCGCGGACGCTCGTGGAGGCCAAGCGCTTCGAGGAGGCGGCCGGGCTCCTGAGCTCCTTCCCCGAGCGCCATCCCAACCACGCGCTCGTGCCCGATGCCCGCTACCTGCTGGGCTATGCGCGGGTCTCCGGGGGCCACACCTCGCAGGGGCTGGCCGACCTCCGCGCCTTCATCGCCGCCCACCCGGGGCACGAGCTGGCCGTGCAGGCCCGGCGCATGGTCGTGGCCGCCGTCGTGCGCGGGGGGCGGAAGGACGAGCTGGCCCAGGAGTACAGCAGCCTCATGGCGCAGTCCCCGCGCACGGCCGAGGCCCTGTACGACGCGGGCCTCGTGGCCTCTCAGCTCGGGCGCCCGCGCGATGCCGAGAGCGCCTGGGCGGCATTGCGGACCGAGTTCCCCAAGCACGCCCTGGCTGCCCGCGCCTCCCTCGATCTGTCGCAGAGCGCCTTCGGGCGCAGCGCCTTCAAGGACGCGCTGGCGCTGGCGCGGGCCGCGGCGCGGAGCGAGGAGGGGCCGCTCCGGGCGCAGGCCTTCCTGCTCGCCGGCGAGAGCGAGCTCAAGCTCAAGCATTACCCGCAGGCGCACCAGGCCTTCCAGTCGGCGGTGGAGTTGGCGGGCGAGGATGCGGTCGTTCGCTTCCGCGCGCTGGCCGGAAGCGGGCTGGCCCTCGAGGAGCAGGGGCAGTGGCAGCAGGCCGCGCGCCACTACGACCAGGTCGCCGCGGGCAGTCCCGACAAGGAACTCCAGCGCTGGGCGAAGGGGCGCCGCGCCGCGCTCGCCCCGAAGCTCAAGCCCGCCGCCAAGAAGCCGGCGGCCGGAAAGGCACGGAAGCCATGA
- a CDS encoding tetratricopeptide repeat protein, with product MSCRIGSKGAAAAALALVAALASGARAADPPLLPAPELGVLLRPVSPALEKPSVPPPALPLPEGPRPFPQLPPPRIASDPALRPTAPLASPRLLACNPLGSVFGVASELVECGKARYQKGELEQAQVELSIAVQKGTDRSTLREARYWLAETRLRLKRGEAVEVYLSLVAQDDPRDVLGLFATHSLAWVMLERGEASRALPTFEGLLRGSVPPEIIPWARHGHALALYALGRHTEARDEWMTLLNRSVPAPLAAEGAFWLGETLGRLGDARGAAARLQVFTAAGPQLLIETGLLRLGWWRRAAGQPLEAVKIYRGLLTAYPQMTERLWARAGLVQALLDLDDGAGAAAEASQLDAADRKGTLALPAALLVGRWAAERQRPDEAQAVLQELLGRSLEPDVRAYVLVLSGEVARRAGQLAEARERFEAARQVAAPPALSAHAGLRLAQMDLDGREFGRAATQAQALLKEPLPPALRAGALIVEGESAYWLRQYERAAETYARLLADFSGEPLASPALLALGWAEYRRGRFEAARESWTRFAGQAGAADARAPGALLLAAELRAQAGDESGALQMLDGLLARFPESEHAAAAALNRAILTVRAGRAPDGLRELSELLDRTPHSPYRGRMRLARGTALVAAGRPSEAAADFRAALAEGEDVARLGLGVVALERKQWGEAARELAAARDVGSGSVAATAEYGLAAVAFGEGKKAEFERLAAPLLAGPPSPATTPHLLHALAFLAGEEKKWVEARTLAGRLAREFPAHPATSAALAGLAEAAARDGQWPVAREAYQMLAARDPSHLAHQAGRLDFAEALLRTGAAHEARRRLEGFVTLHAGDPRMARALLLLAQAQEAVGDRAAAVATYGRLRQEHPSAPGAEQVTLSHGRLLQAEGRWDEARPLLLKGLDAPDPAGAAEAGFRLGEGYRAASQHQDAVEAFMTAAYLAPDSPWARRALAGAGQSFAALKQRESAAIVYRKLQSASGVEPELAEAARRGLKALGVN from the coding sequence ATGAGCTGCAGGATCGGGAGCAAGGGTGCGGCGGCCGCCGCGCTGGCACTCGTCGCGGCGCTGGCCTCGGGCGCGCGCGCGGCCGATCCGCCGCTGCTCCCGGCCCCCGAGCTCGGGGTCCTCCTCCGGCCGGTGTCACCGGCGCTGGAGAAACCGTCCGTGCCCCCGCCCGCGCTGCCGCTGCCCGAGGGGCCCCGCCCCTTCCCCCAGCTGCCGCCGCCGCGGATCGCCTCCGATCCAGCGCTCAGGCCCACGGCCCCCCTCGCCTCGCCCCGCCTGCTCGCGTGCAACCCCCTCGGCAGCGTCTTCGGCGTGGCCTCGGAGCTGGTCGAGTGCGGCAAGGCCCGCTACCAGAAGGGCGAGCTCGAGCAGGCCCAGGTGGAGCTGTCGATCGCGGTCCAGAAGGGGACCGACCGGTCAACGCTGCGCGAGGCGCGCTACTGGCTGGCCGAGACCCGCCTCCGGCTGAAGCGCGGGGAGGCCGTCGAGGTCTACCTCTCCCTTGTCGCCCAGGACGACCCTCGGGATGTGCTGGGTCTGTTCGCGACCCACTCGCTCGCGTGGGTGATGCTCGAGCGCGGCGAGGCCTCCCGCGCCCTCCCCACCTTCGAGGGCCTCCTCAGGGGCAGCGTGCCGCCCGAGATCATCCCCTGGGCGCGGCACGGCCACGCGCTGGCGCTCTACGCGCTCGGGCGCCACACCGAGGCGCGGGACGAGTGGATGACTCTCCTCAACCGGAGCGTGCCCGCGCCGCTCGCCGCCGAGGGCGCCTTCTGGCTCGGCGAGACCCTCGGCCGGCTGGGCGACGCGCGCGGTGCCGCGGCCCGGCTCCAGGTCTTCACCGCGGCGGGGCCGCAGCTCCTGATCGAGACGGGCCTCCTGCGGCTGGGCTGGTGGCGCCGCGCCGCCGGCCAGCCCCTCGAGGCCGTGAAGATCTACCGCGGCCTCCTCACCGCCTACCCGCAGATGACGGAGCGGCTCTGGGCGCGCGCCGGGCTCGTGCAGGCCCTCCTCGACCTCGACGACGGGGCCGGCGCCGCCGCCGAGGCGAGCCAGCTCGACGCTGCCGACCGGAAGGGGACGCTGGCCCTGCCGGCTGCGCTCCTCGTCGGCCGCTGGGCCGCCGAGCGGCAGCGGCCGGACGAGGCGCAGGCCGTTCTGCAGGAGCTCCTCGGTCGGAGCCTCGAGCCCGACGTCCGCGCCTACGTGCTGGTGCTCAGCGGGGAGGTCGCGCGCCGCGCGGGGCAACTCGCCGAGGCGCGCGAGCGCTTCGAAGCCGCGCGCCAGGTCGCGGCGCCGCCAGCCCTCTCCGCCCACGCGGGACTGAGACTCGCCCAGATGGATCTCGACGGGCGAGAGTTTGGCCGGGCCGCGACCCAGGCCCAGGCGCTCCTGAAGGAGCCGCTCCCGCCGGCGCTACGCGCCGGTGCCCTCATCGTGGAGGGGGAGTCGGCGTACTGGCTCCGGCAGTACGAGCGCGCGGCGGAGACCTACGCCCGCCTCCTCGCGGACTTCTCCGGCGAGCCGCTCGCTTCCCCCGCCCTCCTGGCGCTTGGCTGGGCCGAGTATCGCCGCGGCCGGTTCGAAGCAGCCCGCGAGAGCTGGACGCGCTTCGCGGGGCAGGCGGGAGCCGCTGACGCGCGGGCGCCGGGGGCGCTCCTCCTGGCGGCCGAGCTCAGAGCCCAGGCGGGAGACGAGTCGGGCGCGCTCCAGATGCTCGACGGGCTCCTCGCGCGCTTCCCGGAGAGCGAGCACGCGGCCGCCGCCGCGCTCAATCGCGCGATCCTCACGGTGCGCGCCGGGCGCGCGCCGGACGGGCTTCGCGAGCTGAGCGAGCTCCTGGACCGCACCCCCCACTCCCCGTATCGAGGGCGCATGCGTCTGGCGCGCGGGACGGCACTGGTCGCGGCGGGGCGCCCCTCGGAGGCGGCGGCCGACTTCCGGGCAGCGCTCGCCGAGGGCGAGGATGTCGCACGGCTCGGGCTCGGCGTGGTCGCTCTGGAGCGCAAGCAGTGGGGCGAGGCCGCGCGCGAGCTGGCGGCCGCGCGGGATGTCGGGTCGGGCTCCGTCGCGGCCACCGCTGAGTATGGCCTGGCCGCCGTGGCCTTCGGTGAGGGCAAGAAGGCCGAGTTCGAGCGGCTCGCCGCCCCGCTGCTCGCCGGGCCCCCGTCACCGGCCACGACGCCCCACCTGCTCCATGCGCTGGCCTTCCTCGCCGGCGAGGAGAAGAAGTGGGTAGAGGCCCGGACGCTCGCGGGGAGGCTTGCGAGGGAGTTCCCCGCTCACCCGGCAACGTCGGCGGCCCTGGCCGGGCTCGCCGAGGCCGCGGCCCGCGACGGCCAGTGGCCGGTGGCGCGCGAGGCCTACCAGATGCTGGCCGCCCGCGATCCGTCGCACCTGGCTCACCAGGCGGGGCGGCTGGACTTCGCCGAGGCGCTGCTTCGCACGGGCGCGGCGCACGAGGCCCGGCGCCGGCTCGAGGGATTCGTCACGCTTCATGCGGGCGATCCGCGCATGGCGCGCGCGCTGCTGCTCCTCGCCCAGGCCCAGGAGGCTGTGGGCGATCGCGCCGCTGCCGTGGCGACCTACGGCCGGCTTCGCCAGGAGCATCCCTCCGCCCCGGGCGCCGAGCAGGTGACGCTGTCTCACGGACGGTTGCTGCAGGCCGAGGGCCGATGGGACGAGGCCCGCCCGCTCCTGCTCAAGGGGCTCGACGCCCCGGATCCAGCCGGGGCGGCCGAGGCCGGCTTCAGGCTCGGGGAGGGATATCGCGCGGCCAGCCAGCACCAGGACGCCGTCGAGGCGTTCATGACGGCCGCCTACCTCGCGCCCGACTCACCCTGGGCGCGACGCGCCCTCGCGGGGGCGGGCCAGTCCTTCGCCGCCCTCAAGCAGCGGGAGTCGGCCGCCATCGTCTACCGGAAGCTCCAGAGCGCCAGCGGCGTGGAGCCGGAGCTGGCGGAGGCTGCGCGCAGGGGACTGAAGGCGCTCGGCGTCAACTGA